GGGTGGTTCCTTCGGAATATATCCGCAGTAAATGTGATGTTATTGATGAAATCAACACCCTGAAACATGAAAAAGATGCCGCGATTCTAGCTCACAACTATATGGATGCGCTCTTGTTTTTCTCTATCGCCGATCTGTCCGGTGATTCACTGGAGCTGAGCCGTAAAGCCCGCAATGTAAAAAATGGAACACTGCTGTTTTGCGGTGTGACTTTCATGGCGGAGAGCGCAAAAATTTTATGTCCGGAAAAACGGGTGCTGTGCTCCGTGCCTCATGCGGGCTGTTCGCTGGCGGAAAGTATTACGGCCGAAGATATTCGCGCATTGAAAAAACAATACCCCGGTGTCCCGGTGGTGACCTATATTAATACCTATGCCGATGTGAAGGCGGAGACGGATATCTGCTGCACCTCCGGTAATGCCCTGAAAGTGATGGCCTCGCTGGATTCAGATAAGGTGATTTTCCTTCCTGACGAATTTCTGGCGCGCAATGTGGCCCGTATGGCGGGAAAAACATTGATTGTCCCTTCAAAA
The Spartobacteria bacterium DNA segment above includes these coding regions:
- the nadA gene encoding quinolinate synthase NadA, whose amino-acid sequence is MSRTYEQLMKKLGRVVPSEYIRSKCDVIDEINTLKHEKDAAILAHNYMDALLFFSIADLSGDSLELSRKARNVKNGTLLFCGVTFMAESAKILCPEKRVLCSVPHAGCSLAESITAEDIRALKKQYPGVPVVTYINTYADVKAETDICCTSGNALKVMASLDSDKVIFLPDEFLARNVARMAGKTLIVPSKKTENGMLEVDASTADVIAWNGHCEVHERFIPKDVKDARERYPEAVLLCHPECPPAIAEAVDYCGGTVGMIRFVEQSRARQFLIFTESAMTDVMAGLFPDREFVLINRQRCPYMNMITLENTRDALKFDRYEVDVEPEIRRRALASVERMLAIG